Part of the Sphingorhabdus pulchriflava genome is shown below.
AACGGACTCGGTTTTGCCCCTCGACATCGCAGATGGTGACAGAAAAGCCTCACGCTTACAATGGCATTATGTCGATTTGTAAAATCGAACCGCCACAAAAAAGGGGCCGTTCCATAACGGAACAGCCCCTTTCTATAACCTTTGTTAGGATTACTTCTTGGCGCCCTTCAAGGCTTCGCCAAGAATGTCGCCGAGCGAAGCGCCCGAGTCTGAAGAACCATATTGTTCGACGGCCTGCTTTTCTTCGGCAAGCTGCAGCGCCTTGATCGAGAAGTTCGGCTTCTTCGAACGGTCGAAACCGGTGATCATGGCGTCGAACTTCTGGCCAACCTGGAAGCGGTCGGGGCGCTGCTCGTCACGGTCACGGCCAAGGTCGGCACGCTTGATGAAGCCAGTTGCACCATCTTCGCCGGCCTGGACTTCAAGGCCGCCATCGCGGACTTCAAGAACGGTGACGGTGACAGTTGCACCCTTTTTCAGGCCGCTCGACGAAACGGCACCACCAGCGGTCGGGGCACCCTTTTCAAGCTGCTTGATACCGAGGCTGATGCGTTCCTTTTCATGGTCAACGTCGAGAACGATGGCCTTGACCATCTCACCCTTGCGGTGGAGGTGCAGCGCATCTTCGCCCGAAATGCCCCAGGCGATATCCGACATGTGGACCATGCCATCGACGTCGCCATCCAGACCGATGAACAGACCGAATTCGGTCGCATTCTTGACTTCGCCTTCGACGGTCGAACCAACCGGGTGCTTTTCTGCAAACGCTTCCCAAGGGTTGGACTGGGCCTGCTTGAGACCGAGGCTGATGCGGCGCTTTTCGAGATCGACATCAAGAACGATAACATCGACTTCCTGGCTGGTCGAAACGATCTTGCCGGGATGGACGTTCTTCTTCGTCCAGGACATTTCCGAAACATGGACCAGGCCTTCGATGCCGGGCTCGAGTTCGATGAATGCACCATATTCGGTGATGTTGGTGACAGCACCATGCAGGCGCGCACCGACCGGATATTTCGCAACGGCACCTTCCCAGGGATCCGATTCCAGCTGCTTCATGCCAAGGCTGATGCGCTGGGTGTCGCGGTTGATGCGGACGATCTGCACCTTCACCGTGTCGCCGATGTTGATCATTTCCGACGGGTGGTTGATGCGCTTGTAGCTGATGTCGGTGACGTGCAGCAGGCCATCGATGCCGCCCAGGTCGACGAACGCACCATAATCGGTGATGTTCTTGACGACGCCTTCGATGATCTGGCCTTCAGCGAGATTCAAGATCAGGCCCGAACGCTGTTCAGCACGGGTTTCTTCAAGGATGGCGCGACGTGAAACAACAATGTTGCCGCGGCGACGGTCCATCTTCAGGATCTGGAACGGTTGTGCGATATCCATCAGCGGGCCAACATCGCGTACAGGGCGAACGTCAACCTGCGAACCGGGAAGGAATGCAACGGCACCACCAAGGTCAACAGTGAAGCCACCCTTGACGCGGCCAAATATGACGCCATCGACGCGGTTGCCAGCGGCGAATTCGCCTTCGAGCTTGTCCCAAGCGGCTTCGCGGCGCGCGCGGTCGCGCGACAGCACGGCTTCACCGTTCAGGTTTTCGACGCGGTCGACATAGACTTCGACTTCGTCGCCGACATTGAGGTCGGCTTTCTGGCCGGGCATCGAAAATTCGCGCAGGGCCACACGGCCTTCGCTCTTCAGGCCAACGTCGATCATCGCGAAGTCGTTTTCGATTGCGGTGACAGTGCCTTTTACGACGCGGCCTTCAAAGCCACCTTCTGCACCACCAAGTGATTCGTTGAGCAACGCTTCGAAATCGTTGCGGGTAGGGTTTGGCGAACTTGCCATGGTTAGAGTTCCTTGTTCACATTTTATCCGGCCAATCGGTTGGTTCCGATGGTCTTTGACCAGACTGCCCTTGAAGCCCCATGCTGCAAAGGCATTCTCCAGATTTTTGCTTTGATTTCAGCGACCTGATAGATTGCAGTACAAACAGAACGATGCGGTACAAGCTATGCCCGAAGGCGTCTTGCCGCATGCCCGATTAATAGTGCTAGCTTGGCCGACCTCTATTTGGGTCGATTCTCTATCTTCGCGTCCACCAGCGCAATCGCCCTTTGAACGGCCGCGCCTATAGTCAAATTGCCGGTATCTAGCAAGTGCGCGTCTTCTGCAGGTTTCAGCGGGGCATTAGCGCGTTCGGTATCGCGTTTGTCGCGGGCACGGATGTCTGCAAGGATGGTTTCGTAATCGACAGTAGCGCCGCGGGCCTGCATTTCCTTGAACCGGCGTTCGGCACGAATTTCGGCGGAAGCAGTCACGAACAGTTTTACATCAGCTTGGGGTGCGATAACGGTACCGATATCACGCCCGTCAAGTACCGCCCCAGCAGGCTGATTGGCAAAATCAACCTGACGTTTGTTGAGTGCTGCGCGCACCTCCGGATGGACCGATACGCGGCTGGCAAGACCGCCGGTCGCTTCGTCGCGCAGCGCAGGGTCGTCGAGAAGACTGTCAGGGAAAGTGCAAGCTGCCACAGCCTCGACGGAGTTGTCCGCATTGGCACCATTCAGCGCGACCTGTCGTCCAACCGCGCGATAGAGCAAACCCGTATCGAGCCAGGGCAGGCCATAATGCTTGGCGAGCGCCTTGGA
Proteins encoded:
- the rpsA gene encoding 30S ribosomal protein S1: MASSPNPTRNDFEALLNESLGGAEGGFEGRVVKGTVTAIENDFAMIDVGLKSEGRVALREFSMPGQKADLNVGDEVEVYVDRVENLNGEAVLSRDRARREAAWDKLEGEFAAGNRVDGVIFGRVKGGFTVDLGGAVAFLPGSQVDVRPVRDVGPLMDIAQPFQILKMDRRRGNIVVSRRAILEETRAEQRSGLILNLAEGQIIEGVVKNITDYGAFVDLGGIDGLLHVTDISYKRINHPSEMINIGDTVKVQIVRINRDTQRISLGMKQLESDPWEGAVAKYPVGARLHGAVTNITEYGAFIELEPGIEGLVHVSEMSWTKKNVHPGKIVSTSQEVDVIVLDVDLEKRRISLGLKQAQSNPWEAFAEKHPVGSTVEGEVKNATEFGLFIGLDGDVDGMVHMSDIAWGISGEDALHLHRKGEMVKAIVLDVDHEKERISLGIKQLEKGAPTAGGAVSSSGLKKGATVTVTVLEVRDGGLEVQAGEDGATGFIKRADLGRDRDEQRPDRFQVGQKFDAMITGFDRSKKPNFSIKALQLAEEKQAVEQYGSSDSGASLGDILGEALKGAKK
- a CDS encoding (d)CMP kinase codes for the protein MIIAVDGPTASGKGTISKALAKHYGLPWLDTGLLYRAVGRQVALNGANADNSVEAVAACTFPDSLLDDPALRDEATGGLASRVSVHPEVRAALNKRQVDFANQPAGAVLDGRDIGTVIAPQADVKLFVTASAEIRAERRFKEMQARGATVDYETILADIRARDKRDTERANAPLKPAEDAHLLDTGNLTIGAAVQRAIALVDAKIENRPK